Proteins encoded by one window of Mustela erminea isolate mMusErm1 chromosome 5, mMusErm1.Pri, whole genome shotgun sequence:
- the SUSD6 gene encoding sushi domain-containing protein 6 isoform X2 → MCQTSLCSLPPEPENGGYICHPRPCRDPLNAGSVIEYLCAEGYMLKGDYKYLTCKNGEWKPAMEISCRLNEDKDAHTSLGVPTLSIVASTASSVALILLLVVLFVLLQPKLKSFHHSRRDQGVSGDQVSIMVDGVQVALPSYEEAVYGSSGHCVPPADPRVQIVLSEGSGPSGRNGPREPQLQDQGACSSAGGEEEAPGQSGLCEAWGSQGSETVMVHQATTSSWVAGSGNSRAAYKEAPDSENSDIQSLLSLTSEDYTDDIPLLKEA, encoded by the exons ATGTGCCAGACATCAT TGTGTTCGCTGCCACCAGAGCCAGAGAATGGTGGCTACATCTGCCACCCCCGGCCTTGCAGAGACCCCCTGAACGCGGGCAGCGTCATTGAGTACCTGTGTGCCGAAGGCTACATGTTGAAAGGCGACTACAAGTACCTGACCTGTAAGAATGGAGAGTGGAAGCCAGCCATGGAGATCAGCTGCCGTCTCAACGAAG ACAAAGATGCCCACACGTCCCTGGGGGTCCCCACACTATCCATAGTGGCTTCCACTGCCAGCTCCGTGGCGCTTATTCTCCTCCTCGTGGTGCTGTTTGTGCTACTGCAACCGAAGCTGAAGTCGTTCCATCACAGCAG GCGCGACCAGGGAGTATCTGGCGACCAGGTGTCCATCATGGTGGATGGAGTCCAGGTTGCGCTCCCGTCCTATGAGGAAGCTGTGTATGGCAGTTCCGGTCACTGTGTGCCACCTGCTGACCCCAGGGTGCAGATCGTGCTGTCAGAAGGGTCTGGGCCCAGTGGGAGGAATGGGCCAAGGGAGCCGCAGTTGCAGGACCAGGGGGCCTGTTCATCTGCCGGTGGAGAGGAGGAGGCCCCGGGCCAGTCTGGACTGTGTGAAGCCTGGGGTTCTCAAGGCTCTGAGACTGTGATGGTGCATCAGGCGACCACCTCTTCCTGGGTGGCCGGCTCAGGGAACAGCCGAGCGGCATACAAAGAAGCCCCAGATTCAGAGAACAGTGACATACAAAGCCTTTTATCCCTCACATCGGAGGACTACACAGATG ATATCCCACTGTTGAAAGAAGCATGA